From Brassica oleracea var. oleracea cultivar TO1000 chromosome C3, BOL, whole genome shotgun sequence, a single genomic window includes:
- the LOC106328421 gene encoding transaldolase-like, translated as MVQLANAKEAERLVLQMLLAFSQAVTAPLYTVNAIALEAYKKYLLVTLIHSGQFSFSLPKCASTAAKSNFKTFIARDVRGVSSNPALIFSIARSEAVIDAYLDGLEASGLDDFSRVTSVASFFVSRVDTLMDKMLENIGTPEALDLRGKAAVAQAALAYQLYQKKFSGPRWEALVKKGAKKQRLLWASTSVKNPAYSDTIYVAPLIGPHTVSTMPDQSRGNIHRPWNGEEDVRCECVRCRLQGTREAGNRLERGGRPCCFSDRSF; from the exons ATGGTCCAACTTGCTAATGCTAAGGAGGCGGAAAGGCTTGTGCTCCAGATGCTACT TGCTTTTTCTCAGGCTGTCACTGCTCCATTGTATACTGTCAACGCCATAGCTCTTGAGGCGTATAAAAAGTACTTACTGGTGACTCTCATTCACTCTGGACAG TTTAGTTTCAGTCTCCCCAAGTGCGCTTCTACAGCAGCTAAGAGTAACTTCAAAACCTTTATTGCCCGTGACGTTCGAGGTGTATCTAGCAACCCTGCG CTTATATTCTCAATAGCCAGATCTGAGGCGGTGATTGATGCATACTTGGATGGACTCGAGGCGTCTGGACTTGATGACTTCTCAAGAGTTACAAGTGTTGCTTCCTTCTTTGTCAGTAGGGTGGATACCCTCATGGACAAGATGCTTGAGAATATTGGTACCCCAGAAGCACTAGACCTCCGTGGCAAG GCGGCTGTGGCTCAAGCTGCATTAGCATACCAACTATACCAGAAGAAGTTCTCAGGTCCAAGATGGGAAGCTTTGGTGAAGAAAGGTGCCAAGAAGCAGAGGCTTCTCTGGGCCTCAACAAGTGTTAAGAACCCAGCTTACTCTGACACTATATATGTCGCTCCTCTCATTGGACCTCATACT GTGTCAACCATGCCGGATCAATCCCGTGGAAACATTCATAGACCATGGAACGGTGAAGAGGACGTTAGATGCGAATGTGTCAGATGCCGTTTACAGGGCACTAGAGAAGCTGGGAATAGACTGGAACGAGGTGGGAGACCCTGCTGCTTCTCGGACAGGTCCTTCTGA